A stretch of DNA from Microlunatus sp. Gsoil 973:
CCCGGTCGGTGTCGGAGTGCCGCGGTAGCGCAGGAGCAGCCCCGGAAGATCACGCACCCAGCGACTCTCTGGAGAGTATTTCCGGTATTATTGTCTGTCAAGTGCTCCGACCAGACCTAAGCACTCGTCAGAGCAGTATGCCATCGCCGTCGAGGAGACCCGGATGAGCGAGACAGTGCAAACCGTGTCGATCGTTGATGCGGTGTACAACGCCATTCGCGATCGGGTTCTGTCGGGTGAGCTCGGACCCTCAGAAGTGCTGGTCGAGCAGAAGACAGCGGAGTTGTACGGCGTCGCACGGCCAACGGCCAAGGCCGCGATCGATCGCCTGGTGCATCAGGGCCTGCTGAGCCGTACGGCGAACAAGTCGGCCCGCGTCCCCGCGCTGACCGCACGCGACGTTCGCGACATCTACTTCACCCGGACAGCCATCGAAAGCACCGTCGTCGCGCTGCTGGCCGAGAGCCACCGGCCGCTGCCGTCCGCCGATGCCGCGCTGGCCGCCTTCGAGCGAGCGGCGGCCACCGGCGTGACACGGGAGGTCGTCGATGCCGACATCGCCTTCCACCAATCCTTGGTCGACGCGGTCGGCAGCCCGCGCATGCGGCGGATGTACGCCTCGATCATCGGCGAAGCGCACCTGTGCATGGTGTTGAAGCAGACCCACCATCTGCACAGCCCCGAAGAACTCGCCAGCGAGCACCGCGCGATCTACGAGGCGATCCTCGCCGGCGCCGCGGATCCTGCTCGCGACCGGTTGATCGCCCACCTCGACAGCTCCGCCCGCGCGATCGAGGAGCACATCAGGCGCAACGGCTGACCGTCGGATCCTGGCTCTCCATCCGGGTCACTACGAGGCGCACCAGTGATACAGCAACCGGGCCGCCCGGGATGATCATCTTCGACCCGGACCGGGCGCTCAGAGTCAGTCTTGTCCTTCCCTCGCCGGGCCGTCGAGATCGGCCTAAAGTCAGGAATCGAGCACACGACCACCCTCGGTCGGGGGCGGCCACGAAAGTACGGAGGCCAATCGTGTTCATCCAGATCATCCAGGGAAAGTGCACCAAACAAGACGAACTCCACGCGCTGGCCGACAGCTGGCGGGAAGAGCTCAGTCCCGGCGCCACGGGTTGGCTCGGCGGCACCTACGGCTTCACCGACGACGACATGTTCATCGGAGTCGTCCGGTTCGAGTCCCGCGAGGCGGCGATGGCGAACTCCAATCGCCCCGAACAGACCGCGTGGGCAGAGAAGTTCGCCGCCTGCATGGACGGCCCGCTCACCTTCCACGACTGCGAGGACGTCACGCTGATGATGGACGGCGGCTCGGACAACGCAGGTTTCGTCCAGGTCATCCGCGGGAAGGTGTCCGATCCGTCGGCCATCAAGTCCTTGTTCGCCGACACCACCCAGTTGCAAGCCATGCGGCCTGAGATCATCGGCGCCACCCTGGCGATCGAGGACGACGGCACCTTCACCGAAACTGTCGCATTCACCGACGAGGCAGCCGCACGGGAAGGGGAGAAACTGCAGCCACCCGAGGAGATCAAAGACATGCTGGACTCGATGATGTCCGACGCGACCTTCTACGACCTGCATCATCCGTGGTTCGAATCCTCAACACACTGAACCGATAGGTGTCGCCAGCCGTCGTGTGCGAGCGGCGGCCCTGATCAACGGTGCGACCCGCTGCCCCACCAATCTCCGGAGGGGTGGCGGGCACGTCGCAGACATCCTCAGGTCAGGCCCTCGCCGGTCGGCCGTCGTGATCCGGCTGATGATCCGCGCCGGCACCGGCGGCATACGACCTGAGGATCGCCGTGGCGCGGTCCAGGAACCTCAGTACAACCGCCGCCTCCTCACTCGTCAGCTCGGTGCCGAGTTCACGGAAACCGTCATTCACATCCTGCAACGTCTCGCGGATCTCCAACCGGGCGTGATCGGTGGCGTTGAGCCTGGTACGACCGCGGCGAGGTCCCGTCGGCGCCGCGGACCGGGAGCGTTCCAGATGCCCGGCGTCGACGAGCCGATCGATCAACGCGCTCGCCGAAGCCGTCCGGATCCCGAGTCGATCCGCCAACTCGGCCGGGCTGAGTTCACCGCCGCCGGCAGTGACCAGGTCCATCGCCTGGACGTCGGTGATGCGCAGGCCGAGCTGCCGCGCAGCGATCGCCTGCATCTCGCGCGCCGCCTGCAACAGATGGCGGACCGCCAGACTGATGGCATGGGCGTCGGCTGCGGGCACCCCCTGATCGTACCCACCGGGCGCTGATCACATGTGGCGCGGACCGCCTGTCGCACTGCGGACGACGCTAGATTATCTAGTAGACTCGTGCCCTGGCATCCGTCCGGAGGAGGGATCGATGTGGCTGCTTGCCTGGCTGCCCGGACGGGCGGAAGCGGTCGGGTGGTGAGTCGCTGATCGCCGGACACCTGGAATACCTGCTGCTGCTGGCCCTGTGCGTGATCATCACCCTGCCCCTGGAGTTCATCCTCGGGGCACGGGTCTACCGGCGTCCCCGCCACTTGATGATCACCCTGCTGCCGGTGGTGCTGATCTTCTCGGTCTGGGACGTGATCGGTGTGCTTCGTGATCATTGGCGCTACGACCCGGCGCAGACCACCGGCCTGATGATCTTCGGTGTGCTGCCGATCGAGGAGCTCGCATTCTTCGTGGTGATACCGATCTGCGGACTGCTCACCTATTCCGCAGTCGGCAGGCTACTTGCCGCTCGGCGATCCGGAGCGGGGCAGGACGACGATGCCTGAGTACACCCTGCTGACCATGATCAGCATCGTCGCAGTGGTGCTGGCCGAACTCCTGATCTTCCGGACCGGAGTGTTCCGGACCGTACGCTATTGGCTGACCATGATCATCGTCTGGGCCTTCCAGATCCCGGTCGACGGCTGGCTGACGAGACTGACCCATCCGATCGTGATCTATCGCGGCTCGGAGATGCTCGGGCTGCGGTTCCCGTGGGACATCCCGATCGAGGACTTCGGGTTCGGGTTCTCGCTGGTCACCCTGACGATCATCGTCTGGGAACGCCTCGGCAGACGACGCCGGACCGCGCGGGCGACAACCCCGAACACCGGTGCCCGATGAGCCGCGCCTGGACGCCCGGTCGGGACCGCCGGGCCGAACTGCTCGCCGCCGCTCCCGGGCGGGCCAGCGCCGACCGCCGGCTGACCGTCACTGTGATCGGCGGGGGCATCGCCGGACTCGCAGCCGCCACGGCCTTGTCCGAGCGAGGGGTCCAGGTCACGCTGGTGGAACGACAGCCTCGGCTCGGTGGCCGCGTCGGCGCCTGGCCGGTCGAGCACGGCGAGCACCGACTGACCATGAGCCGCGGCTTCCATGCGTTCTTCCGGCAGTACTACAACCTCCGCGCGCTGCTCCGGCGAGCCGATCCCGGGTTGGAGCGCCTGCGCCCGGTCCCGGACTACCCGATCACCCTCGCCAACGGCCCGACCGACTCGTTCGCGCGGATCCCCCGAACCCCGCCGTTGAGCATCGCTGCCTTCGTCGCCGGCAGTTCCAGCTTCAGCGCGCGGGATCTGACGCGTGTCGACATCGGTCACGCGCTCGGGCTGCTCGACGTCGACTTCCCCGACAGCTTCAGCGCCTGGGACGGTGTCAGCGCCGCCGATTTCCTCGACCGGCTGCGGTTTCCGGCACAGGCCAGGCACCTGGCCCTCGAGGTGTTCGCCCGCAGCTTCTTCGCCGACCCGGCCGACTTCGCTGCCGGCGAGTTGCTCGCCATGTTCCACAGCTACTTCGTCGGCTCATCCGAAGGACTGCTGTTCGACGTCCCGGACGACGACTACGACACCGCACTCTGGGCACCGCTGGGTCGCCGGCTGACCGACCGCGGAGCAGTGCTGCAGACCGGCACCGATGTCATCGGCCTCGACCTGCGCGGTGACCGCATCCGAGTCCATCATCGGCCGACCGGCCGGCTCGATGAGGTAGGCGGGGAGTTGACCTGCGACGGTGTCGTGATCGCGCTCGACCCCGGCGGACTGGTCGGCTTGATGGCCGACGCCCAGGGTGCCGATCCCGCGTGGGTGGAGCAGGTCGAAACGGTCCGAACCGCGCCGCCGTTCGCCGTCTGGCGGCTGTGGCTGGACCGGCCGGTGGCGCCGGAACGGCCGATGTTCCTGGCGACCAGCGGATACGGTCCGCTGGACAACGTCAGCGCGGTGCACAGGTTCGAGGAGGGCGCCGCCCGCTGGGCTACCAGATGCCGCGGATCGGTGGTCGAGATGCATGCCTACGCGCTGCCCGGGTCCGGTTGGTGCCCGACCGATCTCGGCCACGACGCACAGGTGTCCCAGCTCAAGGCCCAGTTGCGATCGCAGCTGGACACGCTGTATCCGGAGACCTCCGATGCGGCGGTCGTCGCCGAGGAGTGGCGGATCGACGCCGACTGCGTCTTGGTGGACACCAGCCCGTGGGCGGCCAGGCCGCCGGTGGCCACCCCTGACCCGCGGGTGGTGCTTGCCGGCGACGCGATCCGCTGTGATCTACCCGTCGCGCTGATGGAACGAGCCGCGACCACCGGCTTCCAGGCGGCGAACCGGCTGCTGGCCGGATGGCGCATCCTTGGTCACGATCTGTGGACGGTGCCGCGGCGTTCCCGGCAGCAATGGCCGGCCCGGCTGCGTCGCCTGGTTCAGCCCGGGAACTCGCCGCGTCGCCGCAACTCGTAACGGCGTTCGGCGTAGGCCAGATCGTCGACCCAGAGCCGGCGGGCGAGGTGCCGCATGGCCGGCCGCAACGCTCCGGCCAGGCGCCGGGCAGCGGCGAATCCCCGACGATCGGAATACGCGACGGTCAACTCGGTCATCACCGTCTCGGGCTGCGGGTCGCCCGGCGCGGTGAGCGGGGTCGCGTGCGTCTCCACCACGCTGCCGGCACCTTCGCCGTCCACGATCCGCATCACGATCGTGCGCCGGTCCGGGCAGACGAACTCGGCCCGAACCGGGACGCCGAGGCTCCGGTTGAGCCGGAAGGT
This window harbors:
- a CDS encoding GntR family transcriptional regulator, with the protein product MSETVQTVSIVDAVYNAIRDRVLSGELGPSEVLVEQKTAELYGVARPTAKAAIDRLVHQGLLSRTANKSARVPALTARDVRDIYFTRTAIESTVVALLAESHRPLPSADAALAAFERAAATGVTREVVDADIAFHQSLVDAVGSPRMRRMYASIIGEAHLCMVLKQTHHLHSPEELASEHRAIYEAILAGAADPARDRLIAHLDSSARAIEEHIRRNG
- a CDS encoding lycopene cyclase domain-containing protein gives rise to the protein MPEYTLLTMISIVAVVLAELLIFRTGVFRTVRYWLTMIIVWAFQIPVDGWLTRLTHPIVIYRGSEMLGLRFPWDIPIEDFGFGFSLVTLTIIVWERLGRRRRTARATTPNTGAR
- a CDS encoding lycopene cyclase domain-containing protein — protein: MPGCPDGRKRSGGESLIAGHLEYLLLLALCVIITLPLEFILGARVYRRPRHLMITLLPVVLIFSVWDVIGVLRDHWRYDPAQTTGLMIFGVLPIEELAFFVVIPICGLLTYSAVGRLLAARRSGAGQDDDA
- a CDS encoding FAD-dependent oxidoreductase encodes the protein MSRAWTPGRDRRAELLAAAPGRASADRRLTVTVIGGGIAGLAAATALSERGVQVTLVERQPRLGGRVGAWPVEHGEHRLTMSRGFHAFFRQYYNLRALLRRADPGLERLRPVPDYPITLANGPTDSFARIPRTPPLSIAAFVAGSSSFSARDLTRVDIGHALGLLDVDFPDSFSAWDGVSAADFLDRLRFPAQARHLALEVFARSFFADPADFAAGELLAMFHSYFVGSSEGLLFDVPDDDYDTALWAPLGRRLTDRGAVLQTGTDVIGLDLRGDRIRVHHRPTGRLDEVGGELTCDGVVIALDPGGLVGLMADAQGADPAWVEQVETVRTAPPFAVWRLWLDRPVAPERPMFLATSGYGPLDNVSAVHRFEEGAARWATRCRGSVVEMHAYALPGSGWCPTDLGHDAQVSQLKAQLRSQLDTLYPETSDAAVVAEEWRIDADCVLVDTSPWAARPPVATPDPRVVLAGDAIRCDLPVALMERAATTGFQAANRLLAGWRILGHDLWTVPRRSRQQWPARLRRLVQPGNSPRRRNS
- a CDS encoding MarR family winged helix-turn-helix transcriptional regulator translates to MPAADAHAISLAVRHLLQAAREMQAIAARQLGLRITDVQAMDLVTAGGGELSPAELADRLGIRTASASALIDRLVDAGHLERSRSAAPTGPRRGRTRLNATDHARLEIRETLQDVNDGFRELGTELTSEEAAVVLRFLDRATAILRSYAAGAGADHQPDHDGRPARA